In a single window of the Mesoplodon densirostris isolate mMesDen1 chromosome 16, mMesDen1 primary haplotype, whole genome shotgun sequence genome:
- the NPBWR2 gene encoding LOW QUALITY PROTEIN: neuropeptides B/W receptor type 2 (The sequence of the model RefSeq protein was modified relative to this genomic sequence to represent the inferred CDS: inserted 2 bases in 2 codons; substituted 3 bases at 3 genomic stop codons), whose amino-acid sequence MEATGPEGLDSRGSPWPGTTGAGLSWDNSTRHSITSPEPLPAPHAFPPVVSAAIRAMGLTGNAAVTCVILRAPEMKTGTXAFILNLAVTDDXFTPVLPTNIAEHVLQRQPFGELLCKLVLAIDRCNSFSSVYFLAAVSMDRYLVVLATAHRPRGYXDRQPVHLAGVTVAMLHFFTFAGVYSNELPVTSCGLSFPWPEWAWFQASRIYTLVLGFAVPTCTRYVLCADLLRRLPALRLHSGAEALGKAKRKASLQVLAVLAVGLLCWTAFHLAPVVALTTDLPXRPWPFILSCVVTSLSYTGSRLSPFPXAFLDHSFWKSLCTTFQCPGA is encoded by the exons ATGGAGGCCACGGGGCCGGAGGGCCTGGACAGCCGAGGCTCCCCCTGGCCAGGCACAACGGGCGCCGGCCTCTCTTGGGACAACAGCACCAGACACAGCATCACATCCCCTGAGCCGCTGCCGGCTCCCCATGCGTTCCCGCCAGTGGTGTCCGCTGCCATCCGCGCCATGGGGCTAACGGGCAACGCGGCCGTCACCTGTGTGATCCTGAGAGCGCCCGAGATGAAGACGGGGA CCGCGTTCATCCTGAACCTGGCCGTCACCGACG CCTTCACACCGGTGCTGCCCACCAACATCGCTGAGCACGTGCTGCAGCGCCAGCCCTTTGGGGAGCTGCTCTGCAAGCTGGTGCTGGCCATAGACCGCTGCAACAGCTTCTCCAGCGTCTACTTCCTGGCCGCCGTGAGCATGGACCGCTACCTGGTGGTGCTGGCCACGGCACACCGTCCGCGGGGCTACTAAGATCGCCAGCCTGTGCATCTGGCTGGTGTCACCGTCGCAATGCTGCACTTCTTCACCTTCGCCGGAGTCTACAGCAACGAGCTGCCGGTCACAAGCTGCGGGCTGAGCTTCCCATGGCCTGAGTGGGCCTGGTTCCAGGCGAGCCGCATCTACACGCTGGTGCTGGGCTTCGCGGTGCCCACGTGCACCCGCTATGTTCTCTGCGCGGACCTGCTGCGGAGGCTGCCGGCCCTGCGGCTCCACTCCGGAGCCGAGGCTCTGGGCAAGGCCAAGCGGAAGGCGAGTCTCCAGGTCCTGGCTGTGCTGGCCGTGGGCCTGCTCTGCTGGACGGCCTTCCACCTGGCCCCCGTCGTGGCCCTGACCACAGACCTGCCCTGACGCCCCTGGCCATTCATCCTCTCCTGTGTCGTCACCAGCCTCAGCTACACCGGCTCCCGCCTCAGCCCCTTCCCCTAGGCCTTCCTGGACCACAGCTTCTGGAAGAGCCTCTGCACCACGTTCCAGTGCCCGGGGGCATGA
- the OPRL1 gene encoding nociceptin receptor isoform X3 has product MKTATNIYIFNLALADTLVLLTLPFQGTDVLLGFWPFGNALCKTVIAIDYYNMFTSTFTLTAMSVDRYVAICHPIRALDVRTSSKAQAVNVAIWALASVVGVPVAIMGSAQVEDEEIECLVEIPTPQDYWGPVFAVCIFLFSFIIPVLIISVCYSLMIRRLRGVRLLSGSREKDRNLRRITRLVLVVVAVFVGCWTPVQVFVLVQGLGVQPGSETVVAVLRFCTALGYVNSCLNPILYAFLDENFKACFRKFCCASTLRRETQVSDRVRSVAKDVALARKTSEMVPRPA; this is encoded by the exons ATGAAGACAGCTACCAACATTTACATCTTTAACTTGGCCCTGGCAGACACGTTGGTGCTGCTGACACTGCCCTTCCAGGGCACAGATGTCCTCCTGGGCTTCTGGCCATTTGGGAACGCCCTGTGCAAGACAGTCATCGCCATTGACTATTACAACATGTTCACCAGCACCTTCACGCTGACTGCCATGAGTGTGGACCGCTACGTAGCCATCTGCCACCCCATCCGTGCCCTTGACGTCCGGACATCCAGCAAGGCCCAGGCTGTCAATGTGGCCATCTGGGCCCTGGCCTCTGTTGTGGGCGTTCCTGTTGCCATCATGGGCTCGGCACAGGTTGAGGATGAAg agATCGAGTGTCTGGTGGAGATCCCCACCCCCCAGGACTACTGGGGCCCCGTGTTTGCCGTCTgcatcttcctcttctccttcatcATCCCTGTGCTCATCATCTCCGTCTGCTACAGCCTGATGATCCGGCGGCTGCGAGGCGTCCGCCTGCTCTCAGGCTCCCGCGAGAAGGACCGGAACCTGCGGCGCATCACGCggctggtgctggtggtggtggctgTGTTCGTGGGCTGCTGGACGCCCGTCCAGGTCTTCGTGCTGGTCCAAGGGCTGGGCGTCCAGCCAGGCAGTGAGACTGTGGTGGCCGTCCTCCGTTTCTGCACGGCCCTCGGCTATGTGAACAGCTGCCTCAACCCCATCCTCTATGCTTTCCTGGACGAGAACTTCAAGGCCTGCTTCCGCAAGTTCTGCTGCGCGTCCACCCTGCGCCGGGAGACGCAGGTGTCAGACCGCGTGCGCAGCGTTGCCAAGGATGTGGCTCTTGCTCGCAAGACCTCTGAGATGGTGCCACGGCCGGCATGA